In the genome of Salana multivorans, the window CTCGAACCGGATCTCCACCCAGGCGTGCGCGTCGTGCGTCGTGATCGTCGTGATCCCGCCGGACGTCGAGCCCGGCCCGTAGCCGACCACGACGCGCGCTGGCAGCCCGACGGCGCGTGCGAGCACCGCCATGGTCGAGGCGTACTGCTCGCAGTAGCCGGTGCGCACCTCGAGGAAGTCCAGCAGCGGGTCGCCGGTGCTGCCGTCCGGGACGGTGAGGGAGTAGGTGAACCCGTTCTCCCGGTCGAGGAAGAACTGCTGCAGCGCCTGCGCCCGGGCGAACGGCGTCTCGGCACCGGCGACGAGCTCCTGCGCGAGCTCCGCGACACCGCTCGGGAGGGCGGCGATGGCGGTCTCCTCCGACGACGGGTTGACGGTGTCACCCGCAAGCTCGTCGGTCGTCGGCCGGGACTGGTCGACCCCGAGCAGGTAGTGACCGGGGTCGCGCGCCCGCTCGGTGTGCCACACCTCGAGATCGGCGTCGTAGGCCCACACGCCGGCCGGGTCGAGCAGGCGCACGGTGCCGTCGGGCACCGGCAGGTACCAGCCCGCGTACCCGACCGAGTCCACGTAGACGACCGACGTGTACCCGGCGTCGGACGGATCCGTGCTGCCCAGCGTCCCGCCCTCCCAGCCGGCGCCAGGGACGTACTCCGTCAGCACCGCGCCCCGCAGGTAGTCCGGCTGCCAGGTCTCCGGACCCTCGCCGGGCGTCAGCTCGAGGATCGGGACCGGCTCGTCGCGCAGCAGCTCGCCCGTCAGACCGGTCATCGGGGCGGAGCCGATCCGGCCGGTCGAGACCTCCGGCCGGGTCAGCAGGCCGCCGGTGGAGACGTCCGGCGCCACGCGGGGGGCGAGCCCGCCGGCACCGAGCGCGGCGGCGCCCACCACGACGCCGGCCAGCAGCGTCGTCGCACCGGCGCGGGCGGCGGTCGCTCCCCCGGCCGCGCGCGGCAGGGGGACCGTGAGCAGGAGGACCAGGAGGTAGGCGGCGGCCGGCGCGAGGATCGCGGAGCGCGGCAGGGCCGACTCGGCGATCGTCATCGTCGTCACGACGACCGCGAGGATCGGCGCCCCGGCGAGCGCCGGGAGCGTCCGGACGCACGCGTCGACCGCGATGCCGACGAGGCCGAACGCCAGGCCGAGCAGCACGAGCAGGGACGGCGTGGCGGCCACCGGCGGGACGGCGACGGAGATCGTCGGGAACGTGTCGAGCGCCTGACCGATCAGCTCGGTCGGGGCGGAGCCGGTCGCGCCGGAGACGGCGAGCGGGAGGGCGACGAGCTGGGCGAGGGCGGTCAGCCACCACCAGACGCGCGCGAGGCTGCCCAGCAGACCGATCAGCAGCACGACGGACACGGGGACGAGGACGGGCCGCCACCAGGCGCCGTCGAGGACGAGGTCCTCGAGGCCGCCGGCTCCCGCGAGGACGGCGGCGGCACCGGCGACCTGGGCGAGCATCCGGCGCCAGAGCCCGACCGCACCGGTCGAGCCCGTCGGACCCGTCGTGGCCCGCCTGCCCGCCGAGCCCGCCAGCCCCGTCGGGCCGCCGGTCGGCGCCCCGGGCCGGCGACCGCCGGCACGCGCGCCCGCCCGTCGCGCGTCCACCCGTCGCGCGCGGTCGACGCTCACTCCGCCGCCCGGCCGCCCGGGCGCCGTCCGCCGCCGCGTCGCCGGCGCGCTCACGAGCCACCCCCGCGGACGGCCGCGTCCCAGGCGTGCGTCACGGCCGGCACGAGCCCGTCGAGGGTCGGCGGGGCCGCGACGTGCACGACGCGCCACCCCGCGGGCAGTCCCGCCGCGGCGCCGGGGCCGGACTCACCGCTGCCGGACCCGCCGCGGCCCGAGTCACGGCGGGACGTCGCGTCCGCCCGCCGCACGGAGGTGACGTCGTCAACCACGCGGAACGCCAGGCCCGTCACCCCGGGCGCGAGCCGGTGCAGCCACGCGGCGTCGGCGTCGGTCGCCGCGCCGCCGAGCACCGCGACGACGAGCTCCGGCCGACCGGTGACCTCGGGCGTGAACGCCCGGGCGTCGATCTGCTCGGCGCCCACCATGGCCAGAGCGACGAGCAGCCGCTCGGGGTCCTCCTCGCCGTCGATCAGCACGTGACCCGCGGCGTCGGAGACCGTGAGCGGCAGCCCCGCCCGGCGGATCCGCGCCCCGACGGACGCCGCGAGCGACACCGCCGTCTCCAGGCCGGGGCCCGAGTAGGCGCCCGGCCGGTCGTCGAGCAGGAGCGCCACCGAGCGCGCTGCCCCCGTCTCGCGCAGCCGCACGACGAGGTCGCCGTCCAGCCGCGCCGACGCGCGCCAGTGGATCGTCCGGATGTCGTCGCCCGGGACGTAGGGACGCACGACGACGTCCGGCTCCCCGCTCCCGTCCGCCAGCCGTCCGGAGCGACCGCGGGCGAGGCCCGGGGGCAGCCCCTCGAGCTCGACGACCGGCGGCAGGACGAGCACGGGCGCGGGGGCGACCGGTGCGTGCTCCTCGACCCACAGGCCGAACGGGTCGGTGAACCGGACGAGGGGGCCGGCGACGTTGGCGAGCCCCCGGCGCCGCGCCCGGAAGGCCAGCTCGACGGTCACGGGCCGGTCACGGCGCGGCGTCGCCTCGAGCCGGTCGCGCCCCAGGACCTCGACCGGGGAGTCGGGCGAGCGGCCGACCGGGCCGTCGACGACGATCTGGGCCGTCGCCGCCGGCAGACCGGACTCGCGGCGCAGCGTGAGGACGAGGTCGCCCGTGTCGCCGACGTCGAGGGCGTGCGGCCGCGCCAGCAGCTCGCCGCCGAGCCGGGTCCGGCGTCCGCTCACCCACAGCGCAGCGAGCAGCGGGACCGTCAGGCACACGCCCGCGACGACGAGCAGCTCCAGCTCCTGAGCGACGAGGGCCGCGACGGCCGCGAGCGCGCCCACCCCGAGCAGGGACCAGCCGCGCGGCGTGAGCCGCCGACGGACGGTCCCGACCACCGGACGGCGCGCGTCCACCGTCGGGCGCGCGTCGGTCGCGCCGCTGACGAGGACGGTTCCGGCCACGGCGGTGTCGATCGTCAGGGCCGCGCCGCCCGCGGCACGGGCAGACGGCCGACGAGGCCGGTGAGGAGCTGGCCGGCGTCGAGGTGCGCGCCGGGCGAGAGCAGCAGGCGGTGGGAGAGGACGGGGACCGCCATGCCGCTGACGTCGTCCGGGACGACGAAGTCGCGTCCGGCGAGCGCCGCGGTGGCCTTGGCCGCGCGGACGAGGTGCAGGCCGGCCCGCGGCGAGGCGCCGAGGCGGACGCCAGGCAGCGCCCGCGTGGCGCGAACGAGGGCGAGCAGGTACTCGCGCACCTGCGGCGCGACGTAGACCTCGGTGACGGTGTCGACCAGGCGGAGCAGCGTCGTCGAGTCGGTCACGGGCTCCATCGCCTCGAGCGGGTCGACCCGGTCGCGGTCGACCAGCATGTCCAGCTCGTCGGCCGCGCTCGGGTAGCCGATGGTCGTCATGGCGAGGAACCGGTCGCGCTGCGCCTCGGGCAGCGGGTAGGTGCCCTCCAGCTCGACGGGGTTCTGCGTCGCGAGCACGAGGAACGGGCGCGCGAGCGGGTAGGTCGCCCCGTCGACGCTGACCTGACGCTCCTCCATCGCCTCGAGCAGCGCCGACTGCGTCTTGGGCGAGGCGCGGTTGATCTCGTCGGCGACGAGCAGGTTCGAGAAGACGGGACCGGGCCGGAACTCGAACGTCGAGGAGGCCCGGTCGAAGATGCTGACGCCCGTGACGTCGCTCGGCATGAGGTCGGGCGTGAACTGGATGCGGGCGACGCTGGCGTCGATGGCGCGGGCGAGAGCCTTGGCGAGGTTCGTCTTGCCCGTGCCGGGCACGTCCTCGACGAGGAGGTGGCCCTCCGCCAGGAGGCAGACGACGGCGAGCCGCACGACGTCCGGCTTGCCGACCAGCACCTCGCCGACCGCCTGCTGGAGCTGGGCGCCGACGCGGTGGACGTCGTCGATCGTCGCCGGTGGTCCGCTCGTGCGAGCGGGAGCGGGACGGGTCGCCATCGAGTCCATGCCCCAGTCTCTCAAACGACCGGGGTCCCGGCGCCCGGCCTCCGGGCGGCGACCGACGGGGCCGACGGGGGCCGTCGTGGGTGACGGCCCCGTCGCCCCGCGGCGGTCAGTACCAGTACGAGAGCAGCGGCGGACGGACGGCGGCGAACGCCGCATCGAACCGCGCGGCCGTCGCGTCGTCGGTCTCGATCCGGCCGGCGGCCAGCAGGGTGCGCGAGCTGACACCGCCGAGGTACAGCGAGCTCAGCTCCGAGATGCCCAGCCGCACGACGCCCTCACCCGGCGTCGCGGTGGCGTCGACCGGCGTCACGACGCCGTTCCCGTCGTCGTCGATCTCGAGACGGAACGTCCCGCCGGCGATCCCGAGGGGGTCGACGACGTCGAGCACGAACGCGCCGGACGTCCGGTAGCCGCGCGCGGCGAGCGCGTGCGGGACGTCGAGGATGCGCAGCCAGTGGTGGTCGGACTCGGTGACCCTGAGCGCCCGCTGGTCCTCGACCATCCACCGCAGCGGCTCGTCGGTCGAGAGCTCGCCGGCGTTGACGGTGCCGACCAGGTCGTGCGTGAGGGCGTAGTGCCACAGGGCGGCGTAGGCGTCCGTCGTCTCCGCGAGGAGCAGGTCGACGTCCATCGTGCTCGAGCGGTAGTCCTCCATGTTCTCGGACATCCGGTACGTGATGACGCCGCGCGTGACGCCGGCGGCGTCGGTGTAGCGGACACCGCGGAGCTTGAGGTCGGGCTTGGCGGGGTTGAGGCCGGAGAAGCCGACGAAGAAGGCCTCCTCGGGCTC includes:
- a CDS encoding transglutaminase-like domain-containing protein, which produces MSVDRARRVDARRAGARAGGRRPGAPTGGPTGLAGSAGRRATTGPTGSTGAVGLWRRMLAQVAGAAAVLAGAGGLEDLVLDGAWWRPVLVPVSVVLLIGLLGSLARVWWWLTALAQLVALPLAVSGATGSAPTELIGQALDTFPTISVAVPPVAATPSLLVLLGLAFGLVGIAVDACVRTLPALAGAPILAVVVTTMTIAESALPRSAILAPAAAYLLVLLLTVPLPRAAGGATAARAGATTLLAGVVVGAAALGAGGLAPRVAPDVSTGGLLTRPEVSTGRIGSAPMTGLTGELLRDEPVPILELTPGEGPETWQPDYLRGAVLTEYVPGAGWEGGTLGSTDPSDAGYTSVVYVDSVGYAGWYLPVPDGTVRLLDPAGVWAYDADLEVWHTERARDPGHYLLGVDQSRPTTDELAGDTVNPSSEETAIAALPSGVAELAQELVAGAETPFARAQALQQFFLDRENGFTYSLTVPDGSTGDPLLDFLEVRTGYCEQYASTMAVLARAVGLPARVVVGYGPGSTSGGITTITTHDAHAWVEIRFEEAGWVRFDPTPPDGSHRRIQGYTVPAVEPEPTSGATSTAAPAPSSSPVKVEIDDPQPSPSASSGAAPGASTGSADRWWWLVAGALVGGSVVGVGPSAERARRRRRRLARVRDADAGAAWEEVEALAVDHGVPLAEGASLRRGAHDLSQAVRLDERVRSSLTVLVRGAERSWYADGVDPSATVGRGGARSAARESAERQVAAVGAVHAALASSHPRRGRARWFPRSLLPRSFGARRREPGRAGQADADD
- a CDS encoding DUF58 domain-containing protein encodes the protein MAGTVLVSGATDARPTVDARRPVVGTVRRRLTPRGWSLLGVGALAAVAALVAQELELLVVAGVCLTVPLLAALWVSGRRTRLGGELLARPHALDVGDTGDLVLTLRRESGLPAATAQIVVDGPVGRSPDSPVEVLGRDRLEATPRRDRPVTVELAFRARRRGLANVAGPLVRFTDPFGLWVEEHAPVAPAPVLVLPPVVELEGLPPGLARGRSGRLADGSGEPDVVVRPYVPGDDIRTIHWRASARLDGDLVVRLRETGAARSVALLLDDRPGAYSGPGLETAVSLAASVGARIRRAGLPLTVSDAAGHVLIDGEEDPERLLVALAMVGAEQIDARAFTPEVTGRPELVVAVLGGAATDADAAWLHRLAPGVTGLAFRVVDDVTSVRRADATSRRDSGRGGSGSGESGPGAAAGLPAGWRVVHVAAPPTLDGLVPAVTHAWDAAVRGGGS
- a CDS encoding AAA family ATPase, whose product is MDSMATRPAPARTSGPPATIDDVHRVGAQLQQAVGEVLVGKPDVVRLAVVCLLAEGHLLVEDVPGTGKTNLAKALARAIDASVARIQFTPDLMPSDVTGVSIFDRASSTFEFRPGPVFSNLLVADEINRASPKTQSALLEAMEERQVSVDGATYPLARPFLVLATQNPVELEGTYPLPEAQRDRFLAMTTIGYPSAADELDMLVDRDRVDPLEAMEPVTDSTTLLRLVDTVTEVYVAPQVREYLLALVRATRALPGVRLGASPRAGLHLVRAAKATAALAGRDFVVPDDVSGMAVPVLSHRLLLSPGAHLDAGQLLTGLVGRLPVPRAARP
- a CDS encoding GNAT family N-acetyltransferase, producing the protein MSTPIVSTSDLATFDSAAVPLDETSRAALAERGLGYVTVDPSEEGGESFARWSEAVNRGFLGERSTPEQIESWRTRAVGSRVVGVTDPAGALPEQPVATVQSWAAELTVDDGRTIPSWGISAVTVSSTHRRRGIARALLGGELRAARDAGLPIAGLTVSEATIYGRYGFGPAAGATRWRIDARRAGWVGPQPVRDGRGRLDPVEREAVQSDLRELFGRIRVTRPGEFEPEEAFFVGFSGLNPAKPDLKLRGVRYTDAAGVTRGVITYRMSENMEDYRSSTMDVDLLLAETTDAYAALWHYALTHDLVGTVNAGELSTDEPLRWMVEDQRALRVTESDHHWLRILDVPHALAARGYRTSGAFVLDVVDPLGIAGGTFRLEIDDDGNGVVTPVDATATPGEGVVRLGISELSSLYLGGVSSRTLLAAGRIETDDATAARFDAAFAAVRPPLLSYWY